Proteins encoded in a region of the Ziziphus jujuba cultivar Dongzao chromosome 3, ASM3175591v1 genome:
- the LOC107405585 gene encoding probable galacturonosyltransferase-like 4 yields the protein MAFWRFSPFSVLLGLLSLLLLHPITTTTTSTIGIRLSIIRKPSDDNLPVFREAPAFRNSDQCGSSDSDRIHVAMTLDGNYLRGTMAAVLSMLQHSTCPENLAFHFLSAHLAPELYSSIKSTFPYLNFTIYRFDPNRVRGMISKSIRQALDQPLNYARIHLADIIPTNVGRVIYLDSDLVVVDDIEKLWNVDMEDKVVAAPEYCHANFTQYFTGTFWSDSNLSKTFEGRNPCYFNTGVMVVNVDKWRKGRYTQRVEEWMAVQKQRRIYQLGSLPPFLLVLAGNIKAVDHRWNQHGLGGDNFEGKCRSLHPGPISLLHWSGKGKPWLRLDSRKPCTVDYLWAPYDLYRSSRHWLEE from the coding sequence ATGGCCTTTTGGAGGTTCTCTCCATTTTCAGTACTCCTTGGCCTCCTGTCTCTCCTTCTCCTCCACCCCATCACCACAACAACAACCTCCACCATCGGTATCCGCCTCAGCATTATCAGAAAACCTTCCGACGACAACCTTCCCGTTTTCCGGGAAGCTCCGGCGTTCCGGAATAGCGATCAATGCGGCTCTTCAGACTCCGACAGAATCCATGTCGCCATGACACTGGACGGAAACTACCTCCGAGGAACAATGGCAGCCGTGCTCTCCATGTTACAACATTCAACATGTCCAGAAAACCTTGCCTTCCATTTCCTCTCGGCTCATTTAGCTCCTGAGCTCTACTCCAGCATTAAATCCACTTTCCCTTACCTCAACTTCACAATCTATCGCTTCGATCCAAACCGTGTTCGCGGTATGATATCCAAGTCCATTCGCCAAGCATTGGATCAACCTCTCAACTATGCAAGAATCCATCTAGCTGACATAATCCCCACCAATGTTGGTCGGGTTATATATTTGGATTCAGACCTGGTGGTTGTGGATGACATAGAGAAGCTTTGGAATGTGGATATGGAGGATAAAGTAGTGGCTGCACCGGAATATTGCCACGCTAATTTCACGCAGTATTTCACCGGTACATTCTGGTCGGATTCGAATCTGTCGAAGACTTTTGAGGGAAGAAATCCGTGCTATTTCAATACCGGAGTGATGGTGGTGAATGTGGATAAATGGAGGAAAGGGAGGTATACACAGAGAGTTGAGGAATGGATGGCGGTTCAGAAGCAGAGGAGGATATATCAGTTGGGTTCTTTGCCAccttttttgttggttttggcTGGGAATATTAAGGCCGTTGATCATAGATGGAATCAACATGGATTGGGTGGTGATAATTTTGAAGGCAAATGTAGGTCTCTTCATCCTGGTCCTATTAGTCTTCTTCATTGGAGTGGGAAAGGGAAGCCATGGCTGAGATTAGATTCCAGAAAACCATGCACCGTTGACTATCTGTGGGCTCCTTATGATCTTTACCGTTCATCTAGACATTGGTTAGaagaatga
- the LOC107407260 gene encoding AP-5 complex subunit mu yields MPGGGGGGGCSIRAIWILNNLDSVVFSRRFPVVEKRWRTACKSENDSDSKSTAEGGLSYTVFPSLPNDSELLAAFLERRKREGSVRGFGIRVSQSAEGSDSWVDDPITRHIIGLYVNKEEEGDNNLLWPLILHVKGQYCILVLPLVEPRHLKAYARLCKRSDCGNAVGLDESLSSLLLDLPSITGAFMVAHALGDIITGDTVEPEVVVTAAPSVGGLLDSLTGSIGISGISSRAKPVAAPVASTTPSGTAVTGTVTSDAPKAGIRPLDKDALRTFITSSMPFGTPLDLNYSNIFSIKVNGFSASDLPPSDLKQPAWKPYLYKGKQRMLFTIHEIVHAAMYDRDEIPDSISISGQINSRAELEGLPDVSFPLTGFTKNHVEVLSFHPCAQIPEHGLDKQNVMFSPPMGNFVLMRYQATCSVGPPIKGFYQLSMVSADKGAFLFKLRLMEGYKSPLTMEFCTVTMPFPRRRVLSFDGTPSIGTVSTTEHSVEWKIILSGRGLTGKSIEATFPGTVRFAPWQIQRLPSSLASGSMIDEDSDNDTDGSNNMVNVEEFLMEKMSKDLPSVDLEEPFCWQAYNYAKVSFKIVGASLSGMLIDPKSVSIYPAVKAPVEFSTQVASGDYILWNTLGTCPSAAVAKV; encoded by the exons ATGcctggaggaggaggaggaggaggttgCAGTATCAGAGCCATCTGGATCCTCAACAACCTCGATTCCGTAGTCTTCTCCAG GAGGTTTCCGGTCGTAGAGAAGCGGTGGCGAACAGCTTGCAAGAGTGAGAACGATAGCGACAGCAAGTCTACAGCTGAAGGTGGCCTTAGCTACACCGTTTTTCCTTCACTCCCTAACGATTCAGAGCTCCTTGCTGCTTTTCTAGAGAGAAGGAAAAG GGAAGGATCTGTTCGTGGGTTTGGTATACGTGTGAGTCAGTCAGCTGAAGGATCGGATTCGTGGGTTGATGATCCAATTACGCGTCACATCATAGGCCTGTACGTTAACAAAGAAGAGGAAGGGGATAACAATTTGCTTTGGCCTTTAATCTTGCATGTGAAAGGTCAATACTGCATCCTTGTATTGCCTTTGGTTGAGCCAAGGCATTTGAAGGCGTATGCTAGATTGTGTAAGAGATCTGATTGTGGAAATGCTGTTGGATTGGATGAAAGCTTATCTTCCCTGCTGCTCGATTTACCGTCCATCACAGG GGCGTTCATGGTTGCACATGCTCTTGGCGACATAATTACTGGTGATACTGTAGAACCTGAGGTGGTTGTAACTGCTGCTCCATCAGTAGGAGGATTGTTGGATTCGCTAACTGGCAGTATAGGAATATCAGGAATCTCCTCGAGGGCTAAACCTGTAGCTGCACCTGTTGCATCTACAACTCCTTCTGGCACTGCTGTGACTGGAACTGTAACTTCAGATGCTCCAAAGGCTGGTATAAGGCCTTTGGATAAAGATGCACTTCGAACTTTCATAACAAGTTCAATGCCCTTTG GTACACCTTTGGATCTGAATTATTCCAATATTTTCTCCATAAAGGTTAATGGATTTTCTGCATCAGATTTGCCTCCTTCAGACCTCAAACAACCAGCATGGAAGCCATACCTTTATAAAGGAAAGCAGAGAATGCTATTCACAATTCATGAGATAGTTCATGCTGCTATGTATGATCGAGATGAGATTCCGGATAGTATATCCATTTCTGGTCAAATAAACAGCCGAGCAGAATTAGAAGGATTGCCAGATGTGTCTTTCCCCTTGACAGGATTcacaaaaaatcatgttgaagtTTTATCATTCCATCCTTGTGCTCAGATTCCAGAACATGGTTTGGATAAGCAGAATGTGATGTTTTCCCCACCGATgggtaattttgttttaatgcgTTATCAAGCAACTTGCAGTGTTGGACCTCCTATCAAAGGATTTTACCAGTTGTCAATGGTCTCTGCAGACAAAGGTgcttttttgttcaaattgcgGCTGATGGAAGGTTATAAGTCTCCTCTGACAATGGAATTTTGTACTGTTACAATGCCTTTTCCTAGAAGAAGGGTTCTTTCATTTGATGGTACTCCTTCAATTGGAACAGTTTCAACTACAGAGCATTCAGTTGAATGGAAAATCATATTAAGTGGGCGAGGCCTTACAGGGAAAAGTATTGAGGCAACCTTCCCTGGAACAGTTCGATTTGCACCATGGCAAATTCAAAGATTGCCTTCTAGTTTAGCCTCTGGAAGCATGATTGATGAAGATAGTGATAATGATACAGATGGTTCTAATAATATGGTAAATGTAGAGgaatttttaatggaaaaaatgaGCAAGGACCTTCCTTCAGTTGATTTGGAAGAGCCATTTTGCTGGCAAGCTTACAACTATGCCAAG GTATCTTTCAAAATTGTTGGGGCATCATTATCTGGAATGTTGattgatccaaaatct GTAAGCATTTATCCAGCTGTTAAAGCACCAGTGGAGTTCTCAACCCAG GTTGCTTCTGGAGATTATATTTTGTGGAATACATTGGGTACGTGTCCCTCTGCTGCTGTGGCGAAAGTGTAG